One stretch of Armigeres subalbatus isolate Guangzhou_Male chromosome 2, GZ_Asu_2, whole genome shotgun sequence DNA includes these proteins:
- the LOC134212339 gene encoding cuticle protein 19-like: protein MAFKFVALFAVLAVATAQHYDSQYYQQQPQYHAQPALVKTVQPALVKTLQPALVKTVKHVEYPDTPAEYQFQYSVHDDQTGDVKSQQEERQGDNVKGVYTLIDADGFRRVVEYTADEHNGFNAVVRREPLEGHKVLKTVAPVAKYVAPVAKVVAPVAPVAYAPAPFQHYQPAPVQKLHYQPAPVQHYQQAPVQHYQQAPVQHYQQAPVQHYQQAPVQHYQSAPVQHYQPAPVKVYTAPVAKVAVPAVAKVAVPVAKVAYAPHQEVTNHVQFSGLSSNYRY, encoded by the exons ATGGCATTCAAA TTCGTTGCTCTGTTTGCTGTGTTGGCTGTCGCTACTGCCCAGCattacgattcacaatattatCAACAGCAACCTCAGTACCATGCTCAACCAGCTCTGGTGAAAACCGTCCAACCTGCTCTGGTGAAAACTCTGCAGCCAGCTTTGGTCAAAACTGTCAAGCACGTCGAATACCCCGATACTCCTGCTGAATACCAGTTCCAGTACTCCGTTCATGATGACCAGACCGGGGATGTCAAGAGCCAACAGGAGGAACGTCAGGGAGATAATGTCAAGGGAGTTTACACCCTGATCGATGCTGATGGCTTCCGTCGTGTTGTTGAATACACTGCTGACGAACACAACGGATTCAACGCTGTTGTCCGCCGTGAGCCTCTTGAGGGACACAAGGTCCTGAAGACCGTTGCTCCAGTTGCCAAGTATGTTGCCCCAGTTGCCAAGGTTGTTGCTCCAGTTGCGCCAGTTGCCTACGCACCCGCTCCATTCCAACATTATCAACCAGCTCCTGTCCAGAAATTGCACTACCAGCCAGCCCCTGTTCAGCACTATCAGCAAGCTCCTGTTCAGCACTACCAGCAGGCCCCAGTCCAGCACTACCAGCAGGCCCCAGTCCAGCACTACCAGCAGGCCCCAGTTCAACACTATCAGTCAGCTCCAGTGCAGCACTATCAGCCAGCTCCGGTCAAGGTCTACACTGCCCCGGTTGCCAAGGTTGCCGTTCCAGCTGTCGCTAAAGTTGCCGTCCCAGTTGCCAAAGTAGCCTACGCCCCACACCAAGAAGTCACCAACCACGTACAGTTCAGCGGATTGTCTTCCAACTACCGCTACTAA
- the LOC134212341 gene encoding larval cuticle protein A2B-like, producing MAFKFLAVFAVLAVASAQHYDPHYYQPQYQPQYQPQPALIKTVQPAIVKTIQPALVKTVKHIEYPEAPAEYQFQYSVHDEHTGDIKSQQEERHGDDVKGQYTLIDADGHRRIVDYTADEHNGFNAVVRREPLEGHKIVKTIAPVAKIVAPIPVAKVYAAPVAKIVAPQHYSLPEPHYSHY from the exons ATGGCTTTCAAA TTCCTAGCTGTTTTCGCCGTATTGGCTGTGGCCAGTGCTCAACACTACGACCCTCACTACTACCAGCCTCAGTATCAGCCTCAGTACCAGCCTCAACCAGCCCTGATTAAAACCGTCCAGCCAGCCATCGTCAAGACAATCCAACCAGCTCTAGTCAAGACTGTCAAGCACATTGAATACCCAGAAGCCCCTGCCGAATATCAGTTCCAGTACTCCGTCCACGATGAGCACACCGGCGACATCAAGAGCCAGCAGGAGGAGCGTCACGGAGATGATGTCAAGGGACAGTACACTCTGATCGACGCCGATGGCCACCGTCGCATTGTAGACTACACCGCCGATGAGCACAACGGATTCAACGCTGTCGTCCGCCGGGAGCCTCTGGAGGGTCACAAGATTGTCAAGACCATTGCCCCGGTAGCCAAGATTGTTGCTCCTATTCCTGTGGCCAAGGTTTACGCTGCTCCAGTCGCCAAGATCGTCGCTCCTCAACACTACAGCCTCCCAGAACCTCACTATTCTCACTACTAG